The proteins below come from a single Malus sylvestris chromosome 3, drMalSylv7.2, whole genome shotgun sequence genomic window:
- the LOC126617254 gene encoding putative pentatricopeptide repeat-containing protein At1g12700, mitochondrial isoform X2 — translation MLQMRPLPSVGRFNQVLTQVAKLKHYSAVISLNDQMELSGIRPDVYTLSIIINCFSHLNQMEFGLSFLGKFLKLGFEPNVATFTTLINGYLLQNREADAVGILNKLMESGNCNPNVVTFGTLVKGLCMKGNNTEAIQLLRKMEEGGCKPNIVIYSTIIDSLCKDTMVVDAMNLFSEMMSKCIDPDIITYNSLIHGVCKLGEWKEAARLFNEMVSKGIFPNLRTFTVLVDTLCKEGLVGKAKSMVEMMTQRDIEPDAVTYNSLMDGYCLRGEMREAKKVLELMLRKGYTVNAYSYNILINRYCKHRRIDEAVLLFEEISSCRVALNVITYTILMDGFCKVGRVQDAQKLFSQMQASGQLPNVQTYAVLLDGLCKNKQFPEAIQLLREMEGKKLEPDIVIYAILIEGLCIGGKVDSARDLFRNLSSRGVQPNTRTYNIMIGGLCNGGLTNEAVKLLNEMKEKGCSPNGWTYNIIIRGFFNNNEPSEAMGLIQQMVGKGFSADASTTELIIDLLSKDKVDPALLPLIERS, via the coding sequence ATGCTTCAAATGCGTCCTCTGCCTTCCGTCGGCCGATTCAATCAAGTCTTGACTCAAGTCGCCAAGTTGAAACATTATTCGGCAGTCATCTCGCTGAATGACCAAATGGAGCTGTCGGGAATTCGTCCTGATGTTTATACTCTAAGCATCATCATTAATTGCTTTTCCCATCTCAACCAAATGGAATTTGGTTTATCTTTCTTGGGAAAATTCCTCAAACTTGGTTTTGAACCGAATGTGGCGACCTTCACCACTCTAATCAACGGATACCTTCTTCAGAATAGAGAGGCTGATGCTGTCGGGATTCTGAATAAACTGATGGAGAGTGGTAATTGTAATCCCAATGTGGTTACTTTTGGCACACTAGTAAAGGGCCTTTGCATGAAAGGTAACAACACTGAAGCTATTCAACTACTTAGGAAAATGGAAGAAGGAGGTTGCAAGCCTAACATTGTCATTTACAGCACGATCATCGACAGTCTTTGTAAGGATACTATGGTGGTTGATGCGATGAACCTTTTCTCTGAAATGATGAGTAAATGTATTGACCCCGACATAATTACCTATAATTCTTTGATTCATGGAGTATGCAAATTAGGGGAGTGGAAAGAAGCTGCGAGATTGTTTAATGAAATGGTGAGCAAAGGTATTTTTCCAAATCTGCGAACCTTCACTGTCTTGGTAGACACCCTTTGTAAGGAGGGCTTGGTCGGGAAAGCAAAAAGCATGGTCGAAATGATGACGCAAAGAGATATTGAGCCTGACGCTGTTACTTATAATTCTCTTATGGATGGTTATTGCTTGCGAGGAGAAATGCGTGAGGCGAAAAAGGTTTTGGAACTAATGCTCAGAAAGGGCTACACAGTTAATGCTTATAGTTACAACATACTGATAAACAGATATTGTAAGCACAGAAGGATAGATGAGGCGGTGTTGCTTTTTGAGGAAATATCTAGTTGCAGAGTCGCTCTGAATGTCATTACTTATACCATTCTCATGGACGGTTTTTGCAAAGTAGGGAGAGTACAAGATGCACAAAAGTTGTTCTCTCAGATGCAAGCTAGTGGGCAGCTTCCAAATGTTCAAACCTATGCTGTTTTATTGGATGGCCTGTGtaaaaacaaacaatttccCGAGGCAATACAATTGTTAAGAGAAATGGAAGGTAAGAAGTTAGAGCCAGATATTGTGATTTACGCTATTCTTATTGAAGGATTGTGCATTGGTGGGAAAGTTGACTCTGCAAGGGATCTCTTTCGAAATTTATCTTCAAGAGGTGTTCAACCTAATACCAGGACGTATAACATAATGATTGGTGGATTGTGCAACGGAGGGCTAACAAACGAAGCTGTAAAATTACTTAACGAAATGAAAGAGAAAGGTTGTTCTCCAAATGGTTGGACCTATAACATAATCATTCGAGGCTTTTTCAATAACAATGAGCCATCAGAAGCGATGGGACTTATTCAACAAATGGTGGGGAAGGGTTTTTCTGCAGATGCGTCAACTACggaattgataattgatttgTTGTCTAAAGATAAAGTAGATCCTGCTTTGTTGCCATTGATAGAAAGATCGTAA
- the LOC126617461 gene encoding histone H4-like yields MTGRGKGGKGLGKGGAKRHRKVLRDNIQGITKPAIRRLARRGGVKRISGLIYEETRGVLKIFLENVIRDAVTYTEHARRKTVTAMDVVYALKRQGRTLYGFGG; encoded by the coding sequence ATGACGGGACGTGGAAAGGGAGGCAAGGGACTGGGCAAGGGAGGAGCGAAGCGTCACCGTAAGGTCCTCCGCGACAACATCCAGGGCATCACCAAGCCGGCGATTCGCCGCCTGGCCCGCAGAGGCGGCGTGAAGCGAATCAGCGGCCTGATCTACGAAGAGACCCGCGGCGTCCTCAAGATCTTTCTCGAGAACGTGATTCGGGACGCCGTTACCTACACGGAGCACGCCAGGAGGAAGACGGTGACGGCGATGGACGTTGTTTACGCTCTCAAGAGGCAAGGCAGGACTCTGTACGGGTTTGGGGGTTAG
- the LOC126617253 gene encoding pentatricopeptide repeat-containing protein At1g63330-like — MLKMMRATTISSSLNVGYGIASRLRGMSPVPCFVHKSSLFLFFNVYLAPFHSRPSYPTKSTNTQLRQLIKVTNLEDALLMLDEMLQMRPLPSVVRFTQVLTQVAKLKHYSAVISLNDQMGLLGIGPDAYTLNIIINCFSQLNQMGFGLSVLGKFFKLGFEPNVATFTTLIHGFLLQNREADAVGILNKMMESGTCKPNVVTFGTLIKGLCMKGNNTGSIQLLKKMEEAGCKPDIVVYNTIIDSLCKDTMLVDAMNLFSEMMSKGIDPDVITYTSLIHGVCKLWGSKEAMRLFNEMVSKGIFPTLHTFNILVDTRCKEGLVGEAKSIVELMTQRGIEPDTVTYNSLMDGYCLRGEMDEAKKVLELMLSKGSIVDAYSYNILINGYCKHKRIDEAVLLFEEISSSRVIPNVVIYTTLMDGFCKVGRTQDAQKLFSQMHACGHFPDVQTYAVLLGGLCKNQQFPEATQLLRDMESKKLEPNIVIYAILIGGLCIGGKVESARDLFRSLSSRGLQPNTKTYNIMIGGFCNGGLTNEAIKLLKEMEEKGCYPDGCTYNIIIRGLFNNNEPSEAMGLIQQMVGKGFSEDASTTELIIDLLSKDKVDPALLPLIDRS, encoded by the coding sequence atgttgaagatgatgcgGGCGACGACAATTTCTTCTTCATTGAATGTTGGTTATGGCATCGCCAGCAGACTGAGAGGTATGTCGCCTGTGCCTTGTTTTGTTCATAAATCTTCTCTTTTTCTATTCTTCAACGTTTACTTGGCTCCGTTTCACTCTCGACCTTCTTATCCAACCAAATCTACAAACACCCAATTGCGTCAGCTTATTAAAGTAACTAATCTTGAGGATGCACTCCTTATGCTCGACGAAATGCTTCAAATGCGTCCTCTGCCTTCCGTCGTCCGTTTCACTCAAGTCTTGACTCAAGTCGCCAAGTTGAAACATTATTCGGCAGTCATCTCGCTGAATGACCAAATGGGCCTGTTGGGAATTGGTCCTGATGCTTACACTCTAAACATTATCATTAATTGCTTTTCTCAGTTGAACCAAATGGGGTTTGGTTTGTCTGTCTTGGGAAAATTCTTCAAACTTGGTTTTGAACCGAATGTTGCGACCTTCACCACTCTAATCCACGGATTCCTTCTTCAGAATAGAGAGGCCGATGCTGTTGGGATTCTGAATAAAATGATGGAGAGTGGTACTTGTAAGCCCAATGTGGTTACTTTCGGCACACTAATAAAGGGCCTTTGCATGAAAGGTAACAACACTGGATCTATACAATTGCTTAAGAAGATGGAAGAAGCAGGTTGCAAGCCTGACATAGTTGTCTACAACACAATCATCGACAGTCTTTGTAAGGACACTATGCTTGTTGATGCGATGAACCTCTTCTCTGAAATGATGAGTAAAGGTATTGACCCCGATGTCATTACATATACTTCTTTGATTCATGGAGTATGCAAATTATGGGGGTCGAAAGAAGCTATGAGATTGTTTAATGAAATGGTGAGCAAAGGTATATTTCCAACTCTGCACACCTTCAATATCTTGGTAGACACCCGTTGTAAAGAGGGCTTGGTTGGGGAAGCAAAAAGCATTGTCGAATTGATGACTCAAAGAGGTATTGAGCCTGACACAGTTACTTATAATTCGCTCATGGATGGTTATTGCTTGCGAGGGGAAATGGATGAGGCAAAAAAGGTTTTGGAACTAATGCTTAGCAAGGGATCTATTGTTGATGCTTATAGTTACAACATATTGATAAATGGCTATTGTAAGCATAAAAGGATAGATGAGGCGGTGTTACTTTTTGAGGAAATTTCTAGTAGCAGAGTCATTCCAAATGTCGTTATTTACACCACTCTCATGGACGGTTTTTGCAAAGTAGGGAGAACACAAGATGCACAAAAGTTGTTCTCTCAGATGCATGCTTGCGGCCATTTTCCAGATGTTCAAACCTATGCTGTTTTATTGGGTGGCCTGTGTAAAAACCAACAATTTCCTGAGGCAACACAATTGTTAAGAGATATGGAGAGTAAGAAGTTAGAGCCAAATATTGTGATTTACGCTATTCTAATTGGAGGATTGTGCATTGGTGGGAAAGTTGAATCTGCAAGGGATCTCTTTCGCAGTTTATCATCAAGAGGTCTTCAACCTAATACCAAGACATATAACATAATGATTGGTGGATTTTGCAACGGAGGGCTAACAAACGAAGCGATAAAATTACTTAAAGAAATGGAAGAGAAAGGTTGTTATCCAGATGGTTGTACCTATAACATAATCATCCGAGGCCTTTTCAATAACAATGAGCCATCGGAAGCGATGGGACTTATTCAACAAATGGTGGGGAAGGGTTTTTCTGAAGATGCGTCAACTACggaattgataattgatttgTTGTCTAAAGATAAAGTAGATCCTGCTTTGTTGCCATTGATAGACAGATCGTAA
- the LOC126617254 gene encoding putative pentatricopeptide repeat-containing protein At1g12700, mitochondrial isoform X1: MLKMMRATTISSSLNVGYGIDSRLRGMSPVPCFLHKSSLFLFFNVYLAPFHCRPSYPTKYTNTQLRQLVKVTNLDDALHVFDEMLQMRPLPSVGRFNQVLTQVAKLKHYSAVISLNDQMELSGIRPDVYTLSIIINCFSHLNQMEFGLSFLGKFLKLGFEPNVATFTTLINGYLLQNREADAVGILNKLMESGNCNPNVVTFGTLVKGLCMKGNNTEAIQLLRKMEEGGCKPNIVIYSTIIDSLCKDTMVVDAMNLFSEMMSKCIDPDIITYNSLIHGVCKLGEWKEAARLFNEMVSKGIFPNLRTFTVLVDTLCKEGLVGKAKSMVEMMTQRDIEPDAVTYNSLMDGYCLRGEMREAKKVLELMLRKGYTVNAYSYNILINRYCKHRRIDEAVLLFEEISSCRVALNVITYTILMDGFCKVGRVQDAQKLFSQMQASGQLPNVQTYAVLLDGLCKNKQFPEAIQLLREMEGKKLEPDIVIYAILIEGLCIGGKVDSARDLFRNLSSRGVQPNTRTYNIMIGGLCNGGLTNEAVKLLNEMKEKGCSPNGWTYNIIIRGFFNNNEPSEAMGLIQQMVGKGFSADASTTELIIDLLSKDKVDPALLPLIERS; encoded by the coding sequence atgttgaagatgatgcgGGCGACGACAATTTCTTCTTCATTGAATGTTGGTTATGGCATCGACAGCAGACTGAGAGGTATGTCGCCTGTGCCTTGTTTTCTTCATAAATCTTCTCTTTTTCTATTCTTCAACGTTTACTTGGCTCCGTTTCACTGTCGACCTTCTTATCCAACCAAATATACCAACACCCAATTGCGCCAGCTTGTCAAAGTAACTAATCTTGACGATGCACTCCATGTGTTCGACGAAATGCTTCAAATGCGTCCTCTGCCTTCCGTCGGCCGATTCAATCAAGTCTTGACTCAAGTCGCCAAGTTGAAACATTATTCGGCAGTCATCTCGCTGAATGACCAAATGGAGCTGTCGGGAATTCGTCCTGATGTTTATACTCTAAGCATCATCATTAATTGCTTTTCCCATCTCAACCAAATGGAATTTGGTTTATCTTTCTTGGGAAAATTCCTCAAACTTGGTTTTGAACCGAATGTGGCGACCTTCACCACTCTAATCAACGGATACCTTCTTCAGAATAGAGAGGCTGATGCTGTCGGGATTCTGAATAAACTGATGGAGAGTGGTAATTGTAATCCCAATGTGGTTACTTTTGGCACACTAGTAAAGGGCCTTTGCATGAAAGGTAACAACACTGAAGCTATTCAACTACTTAGGAAAATGGAAGAAGGAGGTTGCAAGCCTAACATTGTCATTTACAGCACGATCATCGACAGTCTTTGTAAGGATACTATGGTGGTTGATGCGATGAACCTTTTCTCTGAAATGATGAGTAAATGTATTGACCCCGACATAATTACCTATAATTCTTTGATTCATGGAGTATGCAAATTAGGGGAGTGGAAAGAAGCTGCGAGATTGTTTAATGAAATGGTGAGCAAAGGTATTTTTCCAAATCTGCGAACCTTCACTGTCTTGGTAGACACCCTTTGTAAGGAGGGCTTGGTCGGGAAAGCAAAAAGCATGGTCGAAATGATGACGCAAAGAGATATTGAGCCTGACGCTGTTACTTATAATTCTCTTATGGATGGTTATTGCTTGCGAGGAGAAATGCGTGAGGCGAAAAAGGTTTTGGAACTAATGCTCAGAAAGGGCTACACAGTTAATGCTTATAGTTACAACATACTGATAAACAGATATTGTAAGCACAGAAGGATAGATGAGGCGGTGTTGCTTTTTGAGGAAATATCTAGTTGCAGAGTCGCTCTGAATGTCATTACTTATACCATTCTCATGGACGGTTTTTGCAAAGTAGGGAGAGTACAAGATGCACAAAAGTTGTTCTCTCAGATGCAAGCTAGTGGGCAGCTTCCAAATGTTCAAACCTATGCTGTTTTATTGGATGGCCTGTGtaaaaacaaacaatttccCGAGGCAATACAATTGTTAAGAGAAATGGAAGGTAAGAAGTTAGAGCCAGATATTGTGATTTACGCTATTCTTATTGAAGGATTGTGCATTGGTGGGAAAGTTGACTCTGCAAGGGATCTCTTTCGAAATTTATCTTCAAGAGGTGTTCAACCTAATACCAGGACGTATAACATAATGATTGGTGGATTGTGCAACGGAGGGCTAACAAACGAAGCTGTAAAATTACTTAACGAAATGAAAGAGAAAGGTTGTTCTCCAAATGGTTGGACCTATAACATAATCATTCGAGGCTTTTTCAATAACAATGAGCCATCAGAAGCGATGGGACTTATTCAACAAATGGTGGGGAAGGGTTTTTCTGCAGATGCGTCAACTACggaattgataattgatttgTTGTCTAAAGATAAAGTAGATCCTGCTTTGTTGCCATTGATAGAAAGATCGTAA